One region of Suncus etruscus isolate mSunEtr1 chromosome 5, mSunEtr1.pri.cur, whole genome shotgun sequence genomic DNA includes:
- the TLR4 gene encoding LOW QUALITY PROTEIN: toll-like receptor 4 (The sequence of the model RefSeq protein was modified relative to this genomic sequence to represent the inferred CDS: inserted 2 bases in 1 codon), with product MMPLSPVAGTLIPAMAFLFCLRSESWDPCMQVVPNITYDCMKRDLYRIPENIPRSTKKLDLSFNSIKRLSSHSFSNFPELQVLDLSSCEIHIIEDDAYEGLHHLSALILTGNPIQNLAPGAFSGLSNLQKLVAVEIKLEYLEDFPIRHLRTLKELNVAHNFIQSFKLPDYFSNLPNLENLDLSNNRIQNIYQKDLKVLHQTPLPKLSLDVSRNILDFIQPGAFKEIRLHELIFRSNFRSNSIMKSCIQGLAGLQVDSLVLGEFRNERMLDDFDISILEGLHNLTFREVRIAYLRGGPEDIAKIFNYLENASAISLVSLYLVEFKKLPKDFRWQQLKFIHCKFEEFPELRLTSLKKLVFNFNSGKFMFRNVELPSLEYLDLSKNGINFGHCCSQEQFGTSRLKYLDLSFNGLITMSSNFMGLEQLEYLDFQHSNLKQTNDFPIFLLLKNLIYLDISYSQIQVAFHGLFNGLASLQVLKMAGNSFLNNILPNIFMELANLTLLDISNCQLEQVSPGAFDSVPRLQLLNLSGNNLLFLDTLPYKPLSALQVLDYSFNRIVASKQQELKPFPSNLTFLNLTQNDFACGCEHQTFLEWLKDQRKVLVNADQILCTSPFDMQGMPVLXNQKCNLSQTHALIIVLVVTGLVIVVVSVLIYKFYFHLMLLAGCKTYNRGESVYDAFVIYSSQDEDWVRNELVKNLEEGVPPFQLCLHYRDFIPGVAIAVNIIQEGFHKSRKVIVVVSKHFIQSRWCIFEYEIAQTWQFLSSHAGIIFIVLQKIEKSLLKQQVELYRLLSRNTYLEWEDNVISRHIFWRRLRKALLNGKTWVGDGTECAEDSQHDEKAPL from the exons GTGGTTCCTAATATCACTTATGATTGCATGAAGAGGGATCTCTACAGAATTCCTGAGAACATCCCAAGATCAACCAAGAAATTGGACCTGAGCTTTAATTCCATAAAGCGTTTAAGTAGTCATAGTTTCTCCAACTTCCCAGAGTTACAGGTGCTAGATTTATCCAG TTGTGAAATTCACATAATTGAAGATGATGCTTATGAAGGCCTACACCATCTCTCTGCATTGATACTGACAGGAAATCCCATCCAGAATTTAGCTCCTGGAGCCTTTTCTGGACTATCAAACTTACAGAAGCTGGTGGCTGTGGAGATCAAACTAGAATATCTAGAGGACTTTCCCATCAGACATCTCAGAACCTTGAAAGAGCTGAATGTGGCTCATAATTTCATCCAGTCCTTCAAATTACcagattatttttctaatcttcccaaCCTGGAGAACTTGGACCTATCCAATAACAGGATCCAAAATATTTATCAGAAAGACTTAAAAGTTCTACATCAAACACCCCTACCCAAACTCTCTTTAGATGTGTCCAGGAACATTTTAGACTTTATACAACCAGGTGCCTTTAAAGAAATTAGACTCCATGAATTGATTTTCAGAAGTAATTTTAGAAGTAACAGTATCATGAAATCCTGTATTCAAGGCCTGGCTGGCTTACAAGTTGATAGCTTGGTTTTGGGAGAATTTAGaaatgaaaggatgttggatgaTTTTGATATATCTATATTGGAGGGGTTGCATAATTTGACCTTTAGGGAAGTTCGAATTGCATACTTAAGAGGTGGTCCAGAAGATATTGctaaaatattcaattatttgGAAAATGCTTCTGCTATATCTCTAGTGAGTCTATATCTCGTTGAATTCAAAAAACTTCCTAAAGATTTCAGGTGGCAACAATTAAAATTCATTCATTGTAAATTTGAAGAATTTCCTGAATTAAGGCTCACATCTCTCAAAAAGttagtttttaatttcaataGTGGTAAGTTTATGTTTCGTAATGTTGAACTCCCAAGCCTCGAATATCTTGACCTCAGCAAAAATGGCATCAACTTTGGGCATTGCTGTTCTCAGGAGCAGTTTGGGACAAGCAGACTAAAGTATTTAGACCTGAGCTTCAATGGCCTTATTACCATGAGCTCAAACTTTATGGGATTAGAGCAGCTAGAATATCTTGACTTTCAGCATTCTAATTTGAAGCAGACTAATGatttcccaatatttttattactcaaaAACCTCATTTACCTTGACATTTCCTATTCTCAAATCCAAGTTGCTTTCCATGGCCTCTTTAATGGTTTGGCCAGTCTCCAAGTGTTAAAAATGGCTGGCAATTCTTTTCTAAATAACAtccttccaaatatttttatggaACTGGCTAATTTAACTTTGCTGGATATTTCTAACTGTCAACTGGAACAAGTATCTCCAGGGGCATTTGATTCAGTCCCTAGACTCCAGTTGCTAAATCTGAGTGGGAACAACCTCTTATTTCTTGACACACTTCCTTATAAACCTCTCAGTGCCCTCCAGGTTCTAGACTACAGTTTTAATCGGATAGTGGCCTCCAAACAACAAGAACTGAAGCCCTTTCCAAGTAATCTCACTTTCTTAAATCTCACTCAGAATGACTTTGCTTGTGGCTGCGAACATCAGACTTTCCTGGAGTGGCTCAAGGATCAGAGGAAAGTCTTGGTAAATGCTGATCAGATACTGTGCACATCTCCTTTCGACATGCAGGGCATGCCCGTGCT AAATCAGAAATGCAACCTGTCACAGACCCATGCTCTCATCATTGTGTTGGTTGTCACTGGACTTGTAATAGTTGTGGTCTCGGTTCTTATCTATAAGTTCTATTTCCACCTGATGCTCCTTGCTGGCTGCAAAACCTATAACAGAGGCGAAAGTGTTTATGATGCCTTTGTTATCTATTCGAGCCAGGATGAGGACTGGGTAAGGAATGAATTGGTGAAAAACTTGGAGGAGGGAGTACCTCCCTTTCAGCTCTGCCTTCACTACAGAGACTTTATACCTGGTGTGGCCATTGCTGTCAACATCATTCAGGAAGGTTTCCATAAAAGCAGGAAGGTTATCGTTGTGGTGTCTAAACACTTCATCCAGAGCCGATGGTGTATCTTCGAGTATGAGATTGCTCAGACTTGGCAATTTCTAAGCAGCCATGCTGGCATTATCTTTATTGTCCTGCAGAAAATAGAGAAGTCTCTGCTCAAGCAACAGGTCGAGCTGTACCGACTTCTTAGCAGAAACACATACCTGGAGTGGGAGGACAATGTGATAAGTCGGCACATTTTCTGGAGACGGCTCCGGAAAGCTCTCCTGAATGGTAAAACCTGGGTTGGAGATGGAACAGAGTGTGCAGAAGATAGCCAGCATGACGAAAAAGCCCCCCTCTAA